The Triticum aestivum cultivar Chinese Spring chromosome 7B, IWGSC CS RefSeq v2.1, whole genome shotgun sequence genome window below encodes:
- the LOC123158948 gene encoding tetraspanin-18 has product MARGSRSGRNGGGGGCASCCLGFLLKFLAFLQAFAAVSAVLYAASILSRWARHHELHFDRLLPDLWFACAVMAAGLLYCAILLAGYVAAEVNSGCCLCFYTILAMAMMLLEAAVAGHLLLNEHWMQDLPYDRTRELENLVSFVNNNLDLCKWAALATVATQAFSLFLAITLRAMVSSTNADFDSDEDFVVIRRPLLLAQGAPAYLPTTADPRGAHPGLWSSSMRQKYGLNSTSDYTYNTLDQNAVPPQ; this is encoded by the exons ATGGCTCGCGGCAGCCGCTCCGggaggaacggcggcggcggcgggtgcgcgAGCTGCTGCCTGGGGTTCCTGCTCAAGTTCCTCGCCTTCCTCCAGgccttcgccgccgtctccgccgtcCTCTACGCCGCCTCCATCCTCTCCCGCTGGGCGCGGCACCACGAGCTGCACTTCGACCGCCTCCTCCCTGACCTCTG GTTCGCGTGCGCCGtcatggccgccggcctcctctacTGCGCCATCCTCCTCGCGGGCTACGTCGCCGCCGAGGTCAACAGCGGGTGCTGCCTCTGCTTC TATACCATCCTGGCCATGGCGATGATGCTGCTAGAAGCTGCcgtggccggccacctcctcctcaacGAGCACTGGATGCAG GATCTGCCGTATGACCGCACGAGAGAGCTCGAGAACCTCGTCTCCTTTGTCAACAACAACCTCGACCTCTGCAAATGGGCTGCTCTCGCTACCGTCGCCACACAG GCGTTCTCGCTTTTCTTGGCAATTACTCTACGAGCCATGGTTTCGTCCACCAATGCGGACTTTGACAGCGACGAAGATTTTGTGGTCATAAGGAGGCCGCTGCTTCTTGCCCAAGGTGCTCCAGCCTATCTCCCTACCACGGCCGACCCTAGAGGTGCCCACCCTGGCCTATGGAGCTCATCGATGAGGCAAAAG TATGGATTGAACTCCACAAGCGACTACACCTACAACACACTGGATCAAAATGCAGTACCACCACAGTGA